One Ignavibacterium album JCM 16511 genomic region harbors:
- a CDS encoding ABC transporter permease: protein MITYLKLAWRNLWRNKKRTLISAASVFFAVILSLIMRSMQNGYYDYMINSSVRLYTGHIQVHGKDFWEKRSLEESMYFDETVIQKLKKNKNISQIIPRLETFSLISSGKVSKVVQVNGITPQIENDVTKLKDKLTDGEYLNENSDGILLTEGLAKLLGVQVGDSIILYGQGFHGVTAAAVIPVEGIVKFAIPDQNKSFTYLALNYSQQLFSAYDRITSLSILLKDADEIESTKTFLKNYFDNSYEIMDWAELSPELVQSIQVDNASGIIMLGILYVVIAFGIFGTIMMMTAERVKEFGILISIGMKKSKLAVVTILETIFISFIGVAAGALISIPILLYLVNHPIPLTGETADAILAWGFDPIIPFAFYPGMYFAQIWTVLAIAFVSALYPVNFIRKIKPSVALRG, encoded by the coding sequence ATGATTACATACTTAAAGCTTGCCTGGAGAAATCTCTGGCGAAATAAAAAGAGAACACTGATATCTGCAGCTTCAGTTTTCTTTGCTGTTATACTTTCCCTTATTATGCGCTCTATGCAGAATGGTTATTATGATTATATGATTAATTCGTCTGTTCGTCTTTATACAGGTCACATTCAGGTTCACGGAAAAGATTTTTGGGAAAAACGTTCGCTTGAAGAAAGTATGTATTTTGACGAAACAGTAATCCAAAAACTGAAAAAGAACAAAAATATTTCTCAGATTATACCAAGGTTGGAAACATTTTCTTTAATCTCATCCGGTAAAGTGAGCAAAGTTGTTCAGGTTAACGGAATTACTCCTCAAATTGAAAACGATGTAACAAAACTTAAAGACAAACTTACTGATGGTGAATATCTAAATGAAAATTCCGACGGAATTCTTCTTACAGAAGGACTTGCAAAATTACTTGGAGTTCAGGTTGGCGATTCTATTATTCTTTATGGACAAGGATTTCACGGTGTGACTGCAGCAGCCGTTATTCCGGTCGAAGGTATTGTTAAGTTCGCAATTCCTGATCAGAATAAATCGTTTACATACCTTGCGCTTAATTATTCGCAGCAGTTGTTTTCAGCTTATGACAGAATTACCTCTCTTTCAATTCTACTTAAAGATGCTGATGAAATTGAATCAACAAAAACATTCCTTAAAAATTATTTTGACAACTCATACGAAATAATGGATTGGGCTGAACTTTCACCCGAACTTGTGCAATCAATTCAGGTTGATAATGCATCGGGAATAATTATGCTTGGTATTCTCTATGTGGTTATTGCTTTTGGAATTTTTGGAACAATTATGATGATGACAGCAGAGAGAGTTAAAGAATTTGGAATTCTTATATCAATCGGGATGAAAAAAAGTAAATTAGCAGTTGTCACAATTCTTGAGACAATTTTTATTTCATTTATTGGGGTTGCGGCCGGAGCATTGATAAGTATTCCGATTCTTTTGTATCTGGTAAATCATCCAATTCCGCTAACAGGAGAAACTGCAGATGCAATACTTGCGTGGGGGTTTGATCCAATCATTCCATTTGCCTTTTATCCGGGAATGTATTTTGCCCAAATTTGGACTGTTCTGGCAATTGCTTTCGTTTCGGCTTTGTATCCTGTTAACTTCATCCGTAAAATAAAACCATCAGTTGCGTTAAGAGGTTAG
- a CDS encoding outer membrane lipoprotein-sorting protein, whose product MKIIKPDWTREMSMKVWALEPDYALIYITSPARDKGTVTLKRKNEVWNWLPSAQKVIKIPPSMMLQSWMGSDFTNDDLVRESSVIKDYTHKIIGEEKIEGYDCYKIQLTPKPEAGVVWSKIITWIAKDLYLQPLVEYYDEENKVVKKFVGSDLKTMDGRKIFTHWEMVPTDKPGNKTVMDYTKIQFNIKIDESFFSEQNMKKIR is encoded by the coding sequence ATGAAAATTATAAAACCGGACTGGACTCGTGAAATGTCAATGAAAGTTTGGGCATTAGAACCGGATTATGCTTTGATTTACATTACCTCTCCTGCAAGGGATAAAGGGACAGTAACTTTAAAAAGAAAAAATGAAGTATGGAATTGGTTACCTTCAGCTCAAAAAGTAATTAAAATTCCCCCATCAATGATGTTACAAAGTTGGATGGGAAGTGATTTTACAAACGATGATTTAGTGAGAGAATCCTCTGTAATAAAAGATTATACTCATAAAATAATCGGTGAAGAAAAAATTGAAGGATATGATTGTTATAAAATTCAACTGACTCCCAAACCTGAAGCAGGTGTTGTTTGGAGTAAAATAATAACATGGATTGCAAAAGATTTATATCTTCAGCCACTTGTTGAATATTATGATGAAGAAAATAAGGTAGTAAAAAAATTTGTCGGTTCGGATTTAAAGACAATGGACGGTAGAAAAATTTTTACTCATTGGGAAATGGTTCCTACAGATAAACCGGGAAATAAAACTGTTATGGATTATACTAAGATTCAATTCAACATAAAGATTGACGAATCATTTTTTTCAGAACAGAATATGAAAAAAATAAGATGA